CTCTTTATGCGGTAAATAATCAATAATCTCTGTATGTGATTTTAAATTGTTTTGGTATAAATTTTCTATAACTTCATTTGCCAATTTTCCCACAAAAACCAACTTAAAATCTTTCGCGAAGCTTGTATTTTCAGTTATCAATTCTGACAAAACCCTAAATAACACTTTCGGATTTCTATCTGCATTTACTAAACCGACATGAACTAAGGTGAACTTTTTATCCAATTCATTTTTAGATGAATTCCTATCACCATCGTAGCCATTCGTTATAACTTGAACATTCTTATTAAATTTAAGAAAATTCTCCTTCATAGTATTACCAACCACCAACACACAATCTGCTTTGCTCACCACTTCATTTTCTAATTGATGATGCTTTTTTTCACTTTTTTTTGTTAATGGCAATTTTTGAAAGTAATCAATATCCGTCCACGGATCTCTAAAATCAGCAATCCATTTTACACCTAATTTATTTTTTAATTGTAAACCAATTAAATGTAAACTATGCGGTGGACCTGTAGTAATAATAACATCAACTGGATTATTTTTTAAATACTCAGTTAAATATGTAACAGATGGTTTAACCCAAAATTTTCTAGCATCTGGTATAAAATAATTAGCTCTTACATATTGCATTATTTTACCAAAAAACGAGGGGTTTTCACTTAAAAAACCTGCACTTGTTTTTTTATTCTTATTACCAAAAAGTTTTAAAATATCATTTGGTTCTTTTATGGGTTGCTTAAGAACTTTTACAGACTTTGGCACCTCATTTTCTAATGTTATATCCTCTATGGCATAGTTAGGCTCATCAACAGTATAAACCACAGGTTCGATACCAAACTGCGTTAAATATTTTACAAATTTTAACCAACGTTGTACGCCAGAACCACCTGAAGGAGGCCAATAATATGTTATTATAAGAACTTTCAATTTTCTAATTTATCATACAATTTGAGCAACTTCAAACTTTCCTCATCCCAATTTTCACCCTTTTCCATAACTGCAGTATACGCATTTTCAGTTTTATATTTTAATGCATCATAATTCGTAAAGGCATTATTAACTTTTAATGCAAAATCTTCCGCATTTCCGGCTTCAAAAACCAAGCCTGCATCATATTTCTGAACGATTCGTTTTAATGGTTTACATGAACTAACCAATAATAAGCTTTTACTCATCATAATTTGAAATAGCTTATGTGGTATCGTATTATCTGTATGGTCGTTGGCCTTATGTGGTATTATGTTTAAGTTGGACTTTTTCATTATAGTCGCTACTTCATCAAAAGGCCTATATCCTACAAACTCAACAATATTTTCTAATTTCAGTTGCTTAACGATGTCTTTTAATTTATTTTCAACATCTGCACTCCCTTTACCTATTAAATACAGTTTTGCCGTTGGAACTTGATGAAGCACCTTTTGCATTCCTCTAATCGCAGTATCTAAACCACGATGCGGGCCAAATCCGCCAACATATGTTATAGAAAAGAAATCTTTATCTATTATATTTTGCGCAACTTCTGTATTGAAATTTTCTGCGAAATTTTTCTTTTCATAATTAGATATCACTGTAAATTTTTCTTCTTCAATATGAAAATTATTTATCAATTTCTCTTTCATTTCATCAACTACACAAACAATTTTATCAAACTTTCTACAGTATTTCTCTTCTTTTTTAGACCAATGCTTAGGATTAAAAAATACCATATTCTTTATTCTAATGAGTCTGCTTTTTTTCCATGAAAACCAAGTTTTTAACGCTTCTGGATAATTTTCATGTAA
The nucleotide sequence above comes from Aureibaculum algae. Encoded proteins:
- a CDS encoding glycosyltransferase family 4 protein, with the translated sequence MKVLIITYYWPPSGGSGVQRWLKFVKYLTQFGIEPVVYTVDEPNYAIEDITLENEVPKSVKVLKQPIKEPNDILKLFGNKNKKTSAGFLSENPSFFGKIMQYVRANYFIPDARKFWVKPSVTYLTEYLKNNPVDVIITTGPPHSLHLIGLQLKNKLGVKWIADFRDPWTDIDYFQKLPLTKKSEKKHHQLENEVVSKADCVLVVGNTMKENFLKFNKNVQVITNGYDGDRNSSKNELDKKFTLVHVGLVNADRNPKVLFRVLSELITENTSFAKDFKLVFVGKLANEVIENLYQNNLKSHTEIIDYLPHKEVIGFQRKAQILLLLVNDVPSSKGIITGKIFEYLQSERPILAIGPEDGDLSDILSETSSGEVIDFNDAYKMKRSIEKLYLDYQQNELISETKNIDKYHRKALTEELSIIIKQLAS
- a CDS encoding glycosyltransferase, which gives rise to MSDNKFICMIVDGSYPQDIRVRKEAEALTDFGKKIIVVCPRKKNQAKQEIVNGVQVYRIGSNYTTVKKGINDIVESVFNINPFFYFNLKKIFRKYSIEFLHVHDLPLAGTAYAFRKKVEKGLVLDLHENYPEALKTWFSWKKSRLIRIKNMVFFNPKHWSKKEEKYCRKFDKIVCVVDEMKEKLINNFHIEEEKFTVISNYEKKNFAENFNTEVAQNIIDKDFFSITYVGGFGPHRGLDTAIRGMQKVLHQVPTAKLYLIGKGSADVENKLKDIVKQLKLENIVEFVGYRPFDEVATIMKKSNLNIIPHKANDHTDNTIPHKLFQIMMSKSLLLVSSCKPLKRIVQKYDAGLVFEAGNAEDFALKVNNAFTNYDALKYKTENAYTAVMEKGENWDEESLKLLKLYDKLEN